In Syntrophomonas wolfei subsp. wolfei str. Goettingen G311, a single window of DNA contains:
- the aroB gene encoding 3-dehydroquinate synthase: protein MYSLRELEVSLGERSYPIYIEGGLLKSSGILLRQVSRTDKILLVSNPTVFALYGRKVQEAMEKQGFSVSVALMPDGEQYKNQEEAFKVLDQAVEAQLERSSLVLALGGGVVGDLAGLVAALYQRGIDYVQIPTTLLSQVDSSVGGKVAINHPQGKNLIGAFHQPRMVIIDYLTLATLDKREYKSGLAEVVKYGIIHDINFFDYLESHAEAIKAQEAGSLEKIIYESCRIKSEVVAKDERETGLRAILNLGHTFGHSLEKLGNYSRLRHGEAVAMGTIAASFLAREKNYLTVDELERIIKLYRCLGIPIRWPDFEPPAIYEGMLNDKKVINHKLRLVLPRGIGNFVLSEDISREELLAAIRQAQNSL from the coding sequence ATGTACAGCTTGCGTGAATTAGAGGTCAGTTTGGGAGAAAGAAGCTATCCGATATACATTGAAGGCGGTTTATTGAAAAGCTCTGGTATTTTACTTCGTCAGGTAAGCAGGACCGACAAAATTCTATTGGTAAGCAATCCGACTGTTTTTGCGCTTTATGGCCGGAAAGTGCAAGAAGCTATGGAGAAGCAGGGCTTTAGCGTAAGTGTGGCTCTAATGCCGGATGGAGAACAGTATAAGAACCAGGAAGAAGCCTTCAAGGTTTTGGACCAGGCAGTGGAAGCTCAATTAGAACGTAGCAGCCTAGTACTGGCTTTGGGTGGGGGCGTTGTTGGTGACCTGGCCGGTCTGGTGGCTGCTCTCTACCAGAGGGGGATAGACTATGTTCAAATTCCTACCACCCTCCTGTCCCAGGTGGATAGCAGCGTAGGCGGGAAGGTGGCTATAAATCACCCGCAGGGAAAAAACCTGATTGGTGCCTTTCATCAACCACGCATGGTTATCATCGACTATTTGACTCTGGCTACCCTGGACAAGCGGGAGTATAAGAGCGGCTTGGCCGAAGTGGTGAAATACGGAATAATCCATGATATCAATTTCTTCGATTACCTGGAATCACATGCCGAAGCTATTAAGGCGCAGGAAGCTGGCTCTCTGGAAAAAATAATCTACGAATCCTGCCGGATAAAGAGCGAAGTGGTAGCCAAAGACGAAAGAGAAACCGGGCTGCGGGCCATATTGAATCTAGGACACACCTTTGGCCACTCCTTGGAAAAACTGGGTAACTACTCCCGGCTGCGGCATGGCGAGGCGGTGGCTATGGGTACGATAGCTGCGTCTTTTTTGGCCCGGGAAAAGAACTATCTGACTGTGGATGAATTGGAGCGAATCATAAAGCTCTACCGTTGCCTGGGTATTCCTATCCGTTGGCCGGATTTCGAGCCGCCGGCTATTTATGAAGGCATGTTGAACGACAAGAAGGTAATCAACCATAAGCTGCGCCTGGTCTTACCCCGGGGCATAGGAAACTTTGTACTCAGCGAGGATATAAGCCGCGAAGAGCTGCTGGCAGCTATCCGGCAAGCTCAGAATAGCTTATAA
- a CDS encoding ferritin family protein, which yields MNANLLKAMELAVNAEAQARDRYKELAKQAEDQETRLLFEQIAREEDMHLKKLSERLKALKMMG from the coding sequence ATGAATGCCAACCTCTTAAAAGCCATGGAACTGGCGGTTAATGCCGAAGCTCAGGCCCGTGACCGCTACAAAGAATTGGCCAAACAGGCGGAAGACCAGGAAACCAGGCTATTGTTTGAACAGATAGCCCGCGAGGAAGATATGCATCTGAAAAAGCTCTCCGAACGCCTTAAGGCCTTAAAAATGATGGGTTAA
- a CDS encoding GspE/PulE family protein: MSKNLLGNYPQDDNFVNIRKNPRFLKLDQDAPIVLLVNSILTQAVEEGCSDIHIEPEQQDIRLRFRLDGELYEAARLPLSLLSPIVSRIKIMAGMDISEKRLPQDGRFRATIEEREVDFRTSTLPTAWGEKLALRILDRANALTEIRQLGFSSNNQANLLALSHCSQGMVLVTGPSGSGKTTTLYSILTQINSIEKNIITLEDPVEYTLPGVNQVQINPKAGLTFASGLRAILRQDPDVIMVGEIRDRETARLAVQAALTGHLVFSTLHTNSAAGSITRLRDMGIEDFLLASSLAGVVSQRLVRKLCCYCRQEYTIEEQLAKKLGLPLDIGRVFFRSKGCRACRNTGYRGRIALQEIMLLGSEIRDLLNRGESSEDRLQKTAIKNGMISIMLDAITKAREGRSSLEEVMKTIFMGGL; the protein is encoded by the coding sequence ATGTCAAAGAATTTGCTAGGAAACTACCCGCAAGATGATAATTTTGTTAATATCCGTAAAAACCCCCGATTTTTAAAGCTTGACCAGGATGCTCCCATTGTCCTTTTGGTGAATTCTATCTTGACCCAAGCAGTGGAAGAGGGTTGCAGTGACATTCATATTGAGCCGGAACAGCAGGATATCAGATTGCGTTTTCGCCTGGATGGCGAGCTTTATGAAGCCGCCCGGCTCCCGCTTAGCTTACTGTCTCCGATAGTTTCCCGAATAAAAATAATGGCCGGTATGGACATTTCAGAAAAGAGGCTGCCACAGGATGGACGTTTTCGAGCCACTATCGAAGAGCGAGAAGTTGATTTTCGCACCTCCACTTTGCCCACCGCCTGGGGAGAAAAGCTGGCTTTGCGTATACTAGATCGGGCTAATGCTTTAACAGAAATCAGACAATTAGGTTTTAGTTCCAACAACCAGGCAAACCTGTTGGCACTATCCCATTGCTCTCAAGGTATGGTTCTGGTTACGGGCCCATCTGGTTCCGGAAAAACCACCACTCTTTATTCCATCTTAACCCAGATTAATTCCATAGAGAAAAACATTATCACCCTGGAGGATCCGGTAGAATATACTCTTCCTGGAGTCAATCAAGTGCAAATAAATCCTAAAGCCGGACTGACATTTGCCAGCGGCTTACGTGCCATATTGAGGCAAGACCCTGACGTTATCATGGTGGGTGAAATCCGAGATAGGGAAACAGCACGGCTGGCGGTACAGGCTGCTTTAACCGGGCATCTGGTTTTTTCCACCTTACACACCAATAGTGCCGCTGGGAGCATTACGCGGTTAAGGGATATGGGGATTGAAGACTTCTTGCTGGCTTCCTCACTGGCTGGGGTGGTATCACAACGATTGGTGAGGAAATTGTGTTGCTATTGCCGTCAGGAATATACGATTGAGGAGCAGTTGGCTAAAAAGTTGGGTTTACCGCTCGATATAGGACGGGTGTTTTTTCGTTCAAAGGGATGTAGGGCCTGTCGTAACACGGGCTACCGGGGGCGAATTGCTCTGCAGGAAATAATGCTTTTAGGGTCGGAAATTCGTGACTTGCTCAACCGGGGGGAAAGTTCAGAGGACCGCTTGCAGAAAACGGCAATTAAGAATGGCATGATTAGTATTATGCTAGATGCTATTACTAAAGCTAGAGAGGGCCGGAGTTCTTTGGAAGAAGTAATGAAAACAATATTCATGGGAGGATTATGA
- a CDS encoding type IV pilus twitching motility protein PilT has product MAFIKLEEILKKAVEMGASDVHLGYSQPPLYRVNGHLVSLPEDLLLGKEEVQSLAREIIPHKGIMEAFQKQGEVDFAYSIPGIARFRVNLFKQRSSWALAIRIIPLKIPEWDELGLPPIVRELAMQEKGLVLISGSSGSGKSTTLAAMIDLLNQSRKFHILTLEDPIEYLHSNHNCIVNQREIGADSKSFPQALRAALRQDPDVIMLGEMRDLETISTTITAAETGHLVLASLHSGTAIQTLERIIDIFPPHQQTQLRLQLANCLQGVINQQLLCRADGKGRILAVEVMIATPAVRNLIRENKIHQIYSSMQTGSSFGMVTMEKAMQELWHQRLISDEEASKQGLVWGRS; this is encoded by the coding sequence TTGGCTTTTATAAAGCTAGAGGAAATATTAAAAAAAGCTGTGGAAATGGGAGCATCAGATGTTCACCTGGGCTATTCCCAACCTCCATTGTATCGAGTAAATGGTCATTTAGTCTCACTGCCTGAAGATTTGCTTTTGGGTAAGGAGGAAGTCCAGAGCTTGGCCCGAGAAATTATTCCTCATAAGGGGATTATGGAAGCTTTTCAAAAACAGGGCGAGGTAGATTTTGCTTATTCAATTCCTGGAATAGCCCGGTTCCGGGTCAACCTTTTTAAACAGCGCAGCTCCTGGGCCCTGGCCATAAGAATTATACCGCTTAAGATCCCGGAATGGGATGAGTTAGGCTTGCCACCGATAGTAAGGGAACTGGCAATGCAGGAAAAAGGACTTGTCCTTATAAGCGGGAGCAGTGGGAGCGGGAAGTCCACTACTCTAGCAGCTATGATTGACCTCTTGAACCAATCCCGTAAATTCCACATTTTAACTTTAGAGGACCCTATAGAGTACTTGCATAGTAACCATAATTGCATTGTTAATCAGAGGGAAATTGGAGCTGATAGTAAGTCTTTTCCGCAGGCGCTCCGCGCAGCCTTGCGACAGGACCCGGATGTAATTATGTTGGGAGAGATGAGGGATCTGGAAACCATATCTACGACTATTACTGCGGCTGAGACTGGTCACCTGGTTCTGGCCTCACTGCACTCAGGAACAGCAATACAGACTTTAGAACGGATAATCGATATCTTTCCCCCTCATCAACAGACCCAGTTGCGCCTACAATTAGCCAATTGCCTGCAAGGCGTTATTAATCAACAACTACTGTGTCGTGCTGATGGCAAGGGACGGATACTGGCAGTTGAAGTAATGATAGCTACTCCTGCGGTGCGTAACCTTATCCGCGAAAATAAGATACATCAGATTTATTCCTCTATGCAAACAGGTAGTTCTTTTGGGATGGTAACCATGGAAAAGGCGATGCAGGAGCTATGGCACCAAAGGCTAATAAGCGACGAAGAGGCGAGCAAGCAAGGTCTAGTTTGGGGAAGAAGTTAA
- a CDS encoding type II secretion system F family protein, translating into MEFTYKVRDSRGKVLRGLQEAKDRDSLIRNLLRQGYYIISLQEVNRTSPVINRELFSLKVSKKEVLMITRQFLAMLTAGFSIIKAFKVMGQKNRNRTLKKALLKIHDDIEQGQALWVALSQHPKVFSSIYINMIKAGEMGGTLETVLKNLSHHLEREQDINAKIKAASIYPLIITLMALLVIFFIISFIMPAFVNVFASAGAEIPLPTQLLLNLGLFLNKYWIALLLAIIAIALIHRIWIQTNPGKQFTDKFLLRLPLWGTFLSRIIAAHFARIMAILLQAGIPILQALEVAGGVVGNEVVIQAIRQAGREISEGKSISVPLEATAIFDTMFAQMIAIGEESGSLDSMFAQIADYYEQEVIYTINILLAAVEPVMIIFVAILVTGIIIATILPVFDLMKIMA; encoded by the coding sequence TTGGAATTTACATATAAGGTTCGAGATTCACGGGGTAAAGTGCTAAGAGGACTGCAGGAAGCAAAAGACCGCGATTCCCTGATACGTAATCTTCTCCGGCAAGGTTATTACATCATATCTTTACAAGAAGTAAATAGAACCAGTCCGGTAATTAATAGAGAGTTATTTTCCCTTAAAGTGAGCAAGAAAGAAGTTCTTATGATTACCCGGCAATTCCTGGCCATGCTTACAGCTGGTTTTTCCATCATAAAAGCTTTTAAAGTAATGGGACAAAAAAACCGCAACCGGACCTTAAAGAAGGCTTTGCTCAAAATTCATGATGATATTGAGCAGGGACAGGCACTCTGGGTGGCCCTTTCCCAGCATCCCAAAGTTTTCTCCAGCATTTATATAAACATGATTAAAGCTGGGGAAATGGGAGGTACTCTCGAGACGGTACTTAAAAACCTTAGTCATCATCTGGAAAGGGAGCAGGATATAAACGCTAAAATAAAGGCAGCTTCAATATATCCGCTAATCATAACATTAATGGCGTTGCTGGTCATATTTTTCATTATTTCCTTTATTATGCCCGCATTTGTTAATGTTTTTGCATCAGCCGGGGCAGAAATTCCCCTGCCAACACAACTGCTTTTGAATTTGGGGTTGTTTCTAAATAAGTATTGGATAGCCTTATTACTGGCCATTATAGCAATAGCTCTGATACATAGAATATGGATACAAACGAACCCGGGAAAGCAGTTTACGGATAAGTTTCTTTTGCGTCTGCCCCTCTGGGGAACTTTTTTATCCCGAATAATAGCGGCTCATTTTGCCCGAATTATGGCCATTCTCTTACAGGCAGGAATCCCTATTCTACAAGCACTGGAAGTGGCCGGAGGAGTGGTGGGAAATGAAGTGGTTATCCAGGCTATACGACAGGCCGGGCGGGAGATAAGCGAAGGCAAATCCATCAGCGTACCTCTAGAGGCTACGGCTATTTTTGATACCATGTTTGCCCAGATGATAGCAATAGGCGAAGAAAGCGGGAGCCTGGATAGCATGTTTGCCCAAATAGCAGATTACTATGAACAAGAAGTAATATATACGATTAATATACTGCTGGCTGCAGTAGAGCCTGTTATGATCATATTTGTCGCTATACTGGTAACGGGAATCATAATTGCCACTATTCTTCCTGTTTTTGACCTAATGAAGATTATGGCCTGA
- a CDS encoding competence type IV pilus major pilin ComGC has product MLKFLDLGQRKVGEKGFTLVELILVMAIVGILAGLAVPRFTGVLETAKEKADEANKKIIREAAELWYMQTGQTGKIPENGNAVPLSNDTFFRAEGQTGEKLVPDFLKEIPENPMDTGEYRLKIDEGGKAIVTHAKDTAKD; this is encoded by the coding sequence ATGCTCAAATTTTTGGATTTGGGCCAGCGAAAAGTTGGAGAAAAAGGTTTCACCCTGGTGGAATTAATCCTGGTCATGGCTATCGTAGGTATTTTAGCTGGACTGGCAGTGCCCCGTTTCACAGGTGTTTTAGAAACGGCCAAGGAAAAAGCTGATGAGGCTAATAAGAAGATAATAAGAGAAGCCGCCGAACTTTGGTATATGCAGACTGGACAAACTGGGAAAATACCGGAAAATGGAAACGCGGTTCCGCTTTCCAATGATACTTTTTTTAGAGCAGAAGGCCAGACGGGAGAAAAGCTGGTGCCGGATTTTCTCAAAGAGATTCCCGAGAACCCAATGGATACAGGTGAATATAGATTAAAGATTGATGAGGGTGGTAAGGCAATAGTAACTCATGCTAAGGATACGGCAAAAGATTAA
- a CDS encoding type IV pilus modification PilV family protein, with translation MSRKIQRSWPGQEAMTLLEVLLALVIFTIISNMALAIFSTTTIWIKHSRYESTATYYAASLLEELREKPEKIKSVSMAEPEILGLGEGYTPAIPPGISARIDMEKVDALDRLYRIRVTLSWYEGEQKQKLCLLTMMRKGESGL, from the coding sequence ATGTCGAGAAAGATACAACGAAGTTGGCCAGGTCAGGAAGCTATGACTCTCTTGGAGGTGCTGTTGGCCCTGGTCATCTTTACCATAATAAGCAATATGGCCCTGGCTATATTTTCAACTACAACGATATGGATAAAGCATTCCCGTTATGAAAGCACAGCCACATATTATGCTGCTTCTTTGCTGGAAGAATTGCGGGAAAAGCCGGAAAAGATAAAGAGTGTTTCAATGGCAGAGCCGGAGATATTGGGCTTGGGGGAAGGATATACGCCCGCTATTCCGCCGGGGATTAGCGCCCGGATCGATATGGAAAAGGTTGACGCTTTGGATAGACTTTATCGCATTCGGGTAACCCTTTCTTGGTATGAAGGAGAGCAAAAGCAAAAGCTCTGCCTGCTGACAATGATGAGAAAAGGAGAGAGCGGGTTGTGA
- a CDS encoding prepilin-type N-terminal cleavage/methylation domain-containing protein — protein sequence MNRYSSQGFTLLEVLLALSLVSLVGSGLFLLNWLMFTGSERQSAACEAHHYARTAMQWITRDILSSCPPQGGSSLNSEQLILHLPVEGKPAEEIHYFLHSNNLRRNNLALVQNINYLNFQSSSDSDLITITVESSVNNEIYRLSTAVRSRISTTPE from the coding sequence GTGAATAGATACAGCTCACAAGGCTTTACCCTGCTGGAAGTGCTGCTGGCCCTGAGCCTGGTTTCTCTGGTAGGCTCTGGTCTATTTTTGCTTAACTGGCTGATGTTTACTGGCAGTGAAAGACAATCTGCCGCCTGTGAAGCTCATCATTATGCGCGAACGGCAATGCAGTGGATTACCCGGGATATTCTTTCTTCCTGTCCGCCGCAAGGAGGTAGCAGTTTAAATAGTGAGCAACTAATACTACATTTACCTGTAGAGGGAAAGCCAGCAGAAGAAATCCATTATTTTCTCCACAGCAATAACCTGCGGCGAAACAACCTGGCTCTGGTACAAAATATTAACTATTTAAACTTTCAATCCAGTTCGGATTCCGATTTAATCACAATCACCGTGGAATCTTCTGTAAATAATGAAATTTACCGTCTTAGTACTGCAGTTCGCTCCCGTATCAGCACTACCCCAGAGTAA
- a CDS encoding PilX N-terminal domain-containing pilus assembly protein, whose translation MNAFKNEDGALMLMALMVMLLCTIWGIAAIELASIEKKLSFYLFQSQQAQQAADGGVEWAIEEIWHRGLPAEFEEEVTISDGIKAQIKVTEKAEEFACSPVDLESNNGKPQEDELQESGKKKCRYCLTSTAVYNQAKKKLKVKLLYTYTASSPQPYESAVIEYYCLETDS comes from the coding sequence GTGAATGCTTTTAAGAACGAGGATGGAGCTCTCATGCTCATGGCCTTAATGGTAATGCTGCTTTGCACTATTTGGGGAATCGCTGCAATAGAGCTGGCCAGTATAGAAAAGAAACTGAGTTTTTATCTATTTCAATCACAACAGGCCCAACAAGCTGCTGATGGCGGGGTTGAATGGGCCATAGAAGAAATATGGCATAGAGGCTTGCCGGCTGAATTTGAGGAAGAAGTAACTATCTCAGATGGTATAAAAGCCCAGATTAAAGTTACAGAAAAAGCTGAGGAGTTTGCCTGTAGCCCGGTTGACTTAGAGAGCAATAACGGTAAACCCCAGGAAGACGAGCTCCAGGAAAGTGGGAAGAAAAAGTGCCGCTATTGCTTAACCTCAACCGCTGTTTATAACCAGGCGAAAAAGAAGCTAAAAGTGAAACTGCTATATACCTATACCGCTAGCAGTCCACAACCCTATGAGAGCGCAGTAATAGAATACTACTGCCTGGAAACAGATAGTTAA
- a CDS encoding prepilin peptidase, with translation MAIFFLLLASFLNVVIYRLPRGESLLYPSSRCPACGHRLYLLDLLPLLSFILLRGKCRYCRESIPAQYLLVEIITPILWMLVFLKWGFSMQTFSGVVLTAILVAAAFTDINKGIIPDTLSLTGLLLGLGLGFVTIGIKQSLLGAVGFGLIFLFIALISRGGMGGGDIKLAALIGAFTGFSGALMVILISSWLGGLWAVVLLIQGQAGLKTAIKFAPFLAIAAWLVWMYQIELISFYRDMLWRLC, from the coding sequence ATGGCCATATTTTTTCTACTTCTGGCTTCTTTCCTAAATGTAGTCATTTATCGACTTCCCCGGGGAGAATCTCTTCTCTACCCCTCCAGTCGATGTCCTGCCTGCGGTCATAGACTATACCTTCTTGACCTCCTGCCGTTGCTTAGCTTCATCCTTTTGCGTGGAAAATGTCGCTATTGCCGAGAAAGTATCCCGGCTCAATATTTACTGGTGGAAATAATTACCCCTATTCTCTGGATGCTGGTTTTTCTAAAATGGGGATTCTCTATGCAAACATTTAGCGGGGTGGTATTAACCGCCATCCTGGTAGCCGCTGCTTTTACCGACATAAATAAGGGTATTATCCCTGATACTTTAAGCCTCACCGGGCTTTTATTGGGTTTAGGCCTGGGTTTTGTCACCATAGGTATTAAGCAATCACTTTTGGGAGCTGTGGGTTTTGGCCTAATATTTCTTTTTATAGCTCTAATCTCCCGTGGGGGTATGGGTGGAGGGGATATAAAACTGGCTGCGCTTATAGGTGCATTTACTGGATTTTCGGGAGCCCTAATGGTTATTCTTATCTCATCCTGGCTCGGGGGATTATGGGCTGTAGTGTTATTAATACAGGGCCAGGCAGGGCTTAAGACAGCTATCAAGTTTGCTCCCTTTCTCGCTATAGCCGCTTGGCTGGTATGGATGTATCAAATAGAATTAATAAGTTTTTATAGGGACATGCTTTGGAGACTTTGCTAA
- the pilM gene encoding type IV pilus biogenesis protein PilM: METLLNAKKFSKQFSSNEGGGIVMLFRATGIGLDIGSKKIKLARVKKVKKGLELMDFASMPTPNGVIEYGKIIAPVELGKAISSLVKEMGWKGQKVISALSNQEIFFDNFILPRMNRRESRKAALYQSSSFLPFPLDEAAFDIFFLREIENGQGRKREVFFAAAQSLQVEHLKKVCTLAGLRLTVVEIPALALNRLWNNNNGKDLTVFLNIGYSYACFSVFQQEKLLFQRSFVSFLEGMIDILGDNILLEEVDITENLQLQELMEEFLARVKQMLSLFQPQEREMIIARILLCGGGAKLKGLAGYLSMVLNAIVPTLNLPATLALPPKFEQYKQELSCDFSVAIGLASRGVLG, encoded by the coding sequence TTGGAGACTTTGCTAAATGCCAAAAAGTTCAGCAAGCAATTTAGTAGTAATGAAGGGGGAGGTATAGTCATGCTTTTCCGGGCTACTGGAATTGGTTTGGACATAGGTAGCAAGAAAATCAAGCTGGCCAGGGTAAAGAAAGTCAAAAAAGGCTTGGAACTAATGGATTTTGCCTCAATGCCAACACCAAATGGAGTAATAGAGTACGGTAAGATTATAGCTCCTGTAGAACTAGGGAAAGCAATTTCCTCACTGGTCAAGGAGATGGGCTGGAAAGGTCAAAAGGTTATATCGGCCTTATCCAATCAAGAAATATTTTTTGATAACTTTATTTTGCCGCGAATGAATAGGAGGGAAAGCAGGAAGGCAGCCTTGTACCAGTCCTCTTCATTCCTCCCTTTTCCCCTGGATGAAGCAGCCTTTGATATTTTTTTCTTAAGGGAAATAGAGAACGGCCAAGGCCGTAAAAGGGAAGTGTTTTTCGCAGCCGCACAAAGCTTGCAGGTGGAGCATTTAAAGAAGGTCTGCACTCTGGCCGGGTTACGCCTGACCGTAGTGGAAATTCCCGCTCTGGCTCTTAATCGGCTTTGGAATAACAACAACGGAAAAGATTTAACTGTTTTTTTAAATATCGGGTATTCATATGCTTGTTTTTCTGTTTTCCAGCAAGAAAAACTTCTCTTCCAGAGGAGCTTTGTTTCTTTCTTGGAGGGGATGATAGATATTCTGGGTGATAATATATTATTGGAAGAAGTGGATATTACAGAGAACCTTCAGCTTCAAGAGCTTATGGAGGAATTTTTAGCCAGGGTAAAGCAAATGCTTAGTCTATTTCAGCCACAAGAAAGAGAAATGATAATTGCCCGAATTCTTTTGTGTGGTGGAGGAGCAAAGCTTAAGGGTTTGGCAGGGTATTTAAGTATGGTATTAAATGCTATAGTACCAACGCTCAATCTACCTGCTACTTTGGCTTTACCCCCCAAGTTCGAGCAGTATAAGCAGGAGTTAAGCTGCGATTTTTCCGTAGCAATAGGACTGGCTAGCCGGGGGGTGCTGGGATGA
- a CDS encoding PilN domain-containing protein — protein sequence MRHRSWISINLLNQEGVKAQKATYFLGLMLLLLLSGGMYYYYQSAHEEMLLQQKLNINLEARAKELLPIARAGRMEEKNEENAWRKRKFLEETRLQQISYVAVFKEIERSLSPGILLLGIEMEKGRIAIQGYAADNQELSFLMAGIREKSSFGNPVLLSSSLDENKEEIEFRVEINWGEEAD from the coding sequence ATGAGGCATCGTTCTTGGATATCTATCAATCTACTCAATCAAGAAGGGGTTAAGGCGCAGAAAGCAACATATTTCCTGGGACTTATGCTGCTTTTACTCCTGAGCGGGGGGATGTATTACTATTACCAGTCAGCTCATGAGGAAATGCTGCTACAGCAAAAGCTAAATATAAATCTGGAAGCAAGAGCCAAAGAGCTATTACCCATAGCTCGTGCGGGAAGAATGGAAGAAAAGAACGAGGAAAATGCCTGGCGTAAACGAAAGTTCCTGGAGGAGACCCGCCTGCAGCAGATATCCTATGTTGCTGTTTTTAAGGAAATAGAGAGAAGTCTTTCCCCGGGTATATTGCTACTGGGAATAGAGATGGAAAAGGGGAGAATTGCAATTCAAGGCTATGCTGCTGACAACCAGGAACTCTCCTTCTTAATGGCCGGAATTAGAGAAAAAAGCTCTTTTGGAAATCCGGTACTGCTTTCTTCCAGCCTGGATGAAAATAAAGAAGAAATAGAGTTCAGGGTAGAAATAAACTGGGGGGAAGAAGCAGATTGA